One Klebsiella sp. RIT-PI-d genomic window carries:
- a CDS encoding putative adenosine monophosphate-protein transferase Fic yields the protein MSDKFGDGRDPYLYPGINVLRNRLGIRQEKRLEEAAYELTALRAATIDLGPQTRGLPHLCAIHRQLYQDIFDWAGQLREIDIYKDDTRFCNFQYIENEGNALMQALEEEEYLAGLEKEAFIARLAHYYCEINVLHPFRLGNGLAQRIFFEQLAIHAGYLLDWRSIDVEAWRQANQRGAMGDLAPLQAIFADVVSEA from the coding sequence ATGAGCGATAAATTCGGTGACGGGCGCGATCCTTATCTTTATCCCGGCATAAATGTGCTGCGCAATCGACTCGGCATTCGCCAGGAAAAACGTCTGGAAGAGGCGGCTTACGAACTGACCGCGCTCCGCGCGGCGACAATCGATCTCGGCCCGCAGACCCGCGGCTTACCGCACCTGTGCGCTATTCATCGCCAGCTTTATCAGGATATTTTTGACTGGGCAGGTCAGCTACGAGAAATTGATATCTATAAGGACGATACCCGTTTTTGTAATTTTCAGTATATCGAAAATGAAGGTAATGCCCTGATGCAGGCCCTTGAAGAGGAAGAGTACCTCGCCGGGCTGGAGAAAGAAGCCTTTATTGCCCGCCTGGCACACTATTATTGCGAAATTAACGTCCTGCATCCCTTCCGTCTCGGTAACGGTCTGGCACAGCGCATTTTCTTCGAGCAGCTGGCCATTCATGCGGGTTACCTGCTCGACTGGCGCAGCATTGACGTTGAGGCCTGGCGGCAGGCGAATCAACGCGGTGCGATGGGCGATCTCGCTCCGCTACAAGCTATTTTTGCTGATGTGGTAAGCGAGGCATAA
- a CDS encoding YhfG family protein: MKKLTDKQKTRLWENLRNENFQASRRLEGVDIPLQSLTAEDAMARLDELRRHHER, translated from the coding sequence ATGAAAAAGCTCACTGACAAGCAAAAAACCCGTCTCTGGGAAAATCTACGTAATGAAAATTTTCAGGCCAGCCGCCGACTTGAAGGCGTCGATATTCCGCTGCAGTCGCTGACCGCTGAAGATGCAATGGCCCGTCTCGACGAACTCAGGAGGCACCATGAGCGATAA
- the ppiA gene encoding peptidylprolyl isomerase A: MLKTTLAAVVTVFTLSVLSPAALAAKGDPHVLLTTSAGNIELELDSQKAPVSVKNFVDYVNSGFYNNTTFHRVIPGFMVQGGGFNEQMQQKKPNPPIKNEADNGLRNTRGTVAMARTADKDSATSQFFINVADNAFLDHGQRDFGYAVFAKVVKGMDVADKISQAQSHDVGPYQNVPTKPIVILSAKVLP, from the coding sequence ATGCTCAAAACCACTCTGGCTGCGGTTGTTACCGTCTTCACCCTCTCCGTTCTCTCTCCGGCCGCGCTGGCTGCAAAGGGCGACCCGCACGTATTATTGACCACGTCGGCGGGAAATATTGAACTGGAGCTGGATAGCCAGAAAGCGCCTGTTTCGGTTAAAAACTTTGTCGATTACGTTAACAGCGGTTTCTATAACAACACCACCTTTCACCGTGTGATCCCGGGCTTTATGGTGCAGGGCGGCGGCTTTAATGAGCAGATGCAGCAGAAAAAACCGAATCCGCCGATCAAAAACGAAGCTGACAATGGTTTGCGCAACACCCGTGGAACCGTTGCTATGGCGCGTACTGCCGACAAAGATAGCGCGACCAGCCAGTTCTTTATTAACGTTGCAGACAACGCTTTCCTCGATCATGGCCAGCGCGATTTTGGCTATGCCGTCTTTGCTAAGGTCGTAAAAGGAATGGATGTTGCGGATAAAATTTCTCAGGCCCAGTCGCACGATGTTGGACCTTATCAGAACGTACCGACCAAACCGATTGTGATCCTGTCGGCGAAAGTTCTACCGTAA
- the tsgA gene encoding MFS transporter TsgA encodes MTNSNRIKLTWISFFSYALTGALVIVTGVVMGDIASYFNLPVSSMSNTFTFLNAGILISIFLNAWLMEIVPLKTQLRFGFLLMVVAVAGLMLSHSLALFSAAMFVLGLVSGITMSIGTFLVTQMYEGRQRGSRLLFTDSFFSMAGMIFPMVAAYLLARSIEWYWVYACIGLVYVAIFILTFGCEFPALGKHAPKESQPVTREKWGIGVLFLSIAALCYILGQLGFISWVPEYAKALGMNLNDGSKLVSDFWMSYMVGMWVFSFVLRFFDLQRILVVLAALATLLMYFFIKAQPEHMAWFILSLGFFSSAIYTTIITLGSQQTKLPSPKLVNFILTCGTIGTMLTFIVTGPIVARSGPQAALLTANGLYAVVFVMCVALGFVSRHRQHSVAPKA; translated from the coding sequence ATGACTAACAGCAATCGAATTAAGCTCACATGGATAAGCTTCTTCTCTTACGCCCTTACAGGTGCGTTAGTGATCGTCACCGGGGTGGTGATGGGCGATATCGCCAGCTATTTTAACCTGCCCGTTTCCAGCATGAGTAACACCTTCACCTTTCTTAACGCGGGAATATTGATTTCAATTTTCCTGAACGCCTGGCTGATGGAAATCGTGCCGCTGAAAACGCAGCTGCGTTTCGGCTTTTTACTCATGGTCGTCGCCGTGGCCGGACTGATGCTCAGTCACAGCCTTGCGTTGTTCTCGGCCGCCATGTTTGTCCTTGGACTGGTAAGCGGGATCACCATGTCTATCGGGACATTCCTCGTTACACAGATGTACGAAGGCCGCCAGCGCGGTTCACGTCTGCTGTTTACTGACTCTTTCTTCAGTATGGCAGGTATGATATTCCCGATGGTTGCAGCTTATTTGCTGGCGCGGAGCATTGAATGGTACTGGGTCTATGCCTGTATCGGCCTGGTCTACGTCGCTATTTTTATCCTGACTTTTGGCTGCGAATTTCCGGCACTGGGTAAACATGCACCGAAAGAGAGCCAGCCGGTAACCCGTGAAAAATGGGGTATTGGTGTGCTGTTCCTTTCTATTGCCGCCCTGTGCTACATCCTCGGCCAACTTGGTTTCATCTCCTGGGTGCCCGAATATGCGAAAGCCCTGGGAATGAACCTCAATGACGGCAGCAAGCTGGTAAGCGATTTCTGGATGTCCTACATGGTGGGTATGTGGGTATTCAGCTTTGTTCTGCGCTTCTTCGATCTGCAGCGTATCCTGGTGGTTCTTGCAGCTCTGGCGACGCTCCTGATGTATTTCTTCATCAAAGCCCAGCCCGAACATATGGCATGGTTTATTCTGTCGCTCGGTTTCTTCTCCAGCGCCATCTACACCACCATCATTACCCTTGGCTCGCAGCAAACTAAACTGCCTTCGCCAAAACTGGTTAACTTCATTCTGACCTGCGGCACCATCGGTACCATGCTGACATTTATCGTCACTGGCCCTATCGTTGCGCGCAGCGGTCCTCAGGCGGCGCTACTGACCGCTAACGGCCTTTATGCGGTAGTATTCGTCATGTGCGTGGCGCTGGGTTTTGTTTCCCGTCATCGCCAGCATTCTGTTGCTCCCAAAGCGTAA
- the nirB gene encoding nitrite reductase large subunit NirB, giving the protein MSKVRLAIIGNGMVGHRFIEDLLDKAPAEQFDITVFCEEPRIAYDRVHLSSYFSHHTAEELSLVREGFYEKHGINVLIGERAITINRQEKVIHSSAGRSVFYDKLIMATGSYPWIPPIKGSETQDCFVYRTIEDLNAIESCARRSKRGAVVGGGLLGLEAAGALKNLGVETHVIEFAPMLMAEQLDQMGGEQLRRKIESMGVRVHTSKNTQEIVQEGVEARKTMRFTDGSALEVDFIVFSTGIRPRDKLATQCGLATGQRGGIIINDTCQTSDPDIYAIGECASWTNRVYGLVAPGYKMAQVAVDHILGKANQFEGADLSAKLKLLGVDVGGIGDAHGRTPGARSYVYLDENKEVYKRLIVSPDNKTLLGAVLVGDTSDFGNLLQLVLNAIELPENPDALILPAHASGGKPSIGVDKLPDSAQICSCFDVTKGMLISAINKGCHTVAALKAETKAGTGCGGCIPLVTQVLNAELAKQGIEVNHNLCEHFAFSRQELYHLIRVEGITSFDELLKKYGKGYGCEVCKPTVGSLLASCWNDYILQPEHTSLQDTNDNFLANIQKDGTYSVIPRSAGGEITPEGLMEVGRIAREYNLYTKITGSQRIGLFGAQKDDLPEIWRQLIEAGFETGHAYAKALRMAKTCVGSTWCRYGVGDSVGFGVELENRYKGIRTPHKMKFGVSGCTRECAEAQGKDVGIIATEKGWNLYVCGNGGMKPRHADLLAADLDRETLLNYLDRFMMFYIRTADKLTRTASWLESLEGGIDYLRSVIIDDKLNINQQLEAEMARLREAVICEWTQTVNTPAAQVRFKHFINSDQRDPNVQVVPEREQHRPATPYERIPVTLVEETA; this is encoded by the coding sequence ATGAGCAAAGTCAGACTCGCAATTATTGGTAATGGCATGGTCGGCCATCGCTTTATTGAAGATCTTCTTGATAAAGCCCCGGCGGAGCAGTTCGACATTACCGTTTTCTGTGAAGAACCCCGCATCGCCTACGACCGCGTCCACCTGTCATCTTATTTTTCACATCATACCGCTGAAGAACTTTCGCTGGTTCGCGAAGGCTTTTATGAAAAACATGGCATTAACGTGCTGATTGGCGAACGAGCCATCACCATTAACCGCCAGGAAAAAGTGATCCATTCGAGCGCCGGGCGTAGCGTATTTTACGACAAGCTGATCATGGCTACCGGCTCTTATCCGTGGATCCCCCCCATTAAAGGCTCGGAAACGCAGGACTGCTTTGTTTACCGGACCATTGAAGATCTGAATGCTATCGAATCCTGCGCCCGCCGCAGTAAACGCGGCGCCGTTGTCGGCGGTGGTTTACTGGGTCTGGAAGCGGCTGGCGCGCTAAAAAACCTTGGCGTCGAAACACACGTTATCGAGTTTGCGCCAATGCTGATGGCAGAACAGCTCGATCAGATGGGCGGCGAACAGCTTCGCCGGAAGATCGAAAGCATGGGTGTACGGGTTCATACCAGTAAAAACACTCAGGAGATCGTGCAGGAAGGCGTTGAAGCACGTAAAACCATGCGCTTTACCGACGGCAGCGCTCTGGAAGTCGATTTTATTGTTTTTTCAACCGGTATTCGTCCGCGTGACAAACTGGCGACCCAGTGCGGACTGGCAACAGGTCAGCGCGGCGGCATCATTATCAACGATACCTGCCAGACTTCCGATCCGGATATTTATGCTATCGGTGAATGTGCCAGCTGGACTAACCGCGTATATGGTCTGGTTGCGCCGGGCTACAAAATGGCCCAGGTGGCCGTGGATCATATCCTCGGTAAAGCGAATCAGTTTGAAGGCGCTGACCTTAGCGCCAAACTGAAATTACTGGGCGTGGACGTGGGGGGTATTGGTGACGCCCATGGCCGCACGCCGGGTGCACGTAGCTACGTCTATCTTGATGAGAATAAAGAAGTTTACAAACGGCTTATTGTCAGCCCGGATAACAAAACGCTGCTTGGTGCAGTACTGGTTGGCGATACCAGCGATTTCGGCAACCTGCTTCAGCTGGTACTCAACGCCATCGAATTGCCGGAAAATCCGGATGCGCTAATTCTTCCGGCGCACGCGTCAGGCGGTAAACCGTCAATCGGCGTCGATAAACTGCCGGACAGCGCGCAAATTTGCTCCTGTTTTGACGTGACCAAAGGCATGCTAATTTCCGCGATCAATAAGGGCTGCCACACCGTTGCGGCGCTGAAAGCAGAAACCAAAGCCGGTACCGGCTGCGGGGGATGTATTCCACTGGTGACTCAGGTTCTGAATGCAGAGCTGGCGAAACAGGGTATCGAAGTAAACCATAATCTGTGCGAACACTTTGCGTTTTCCCGTCAGGAGCTATACCACCTGATCCGCGTTGAAGGGATCACGTCGTTTGATGAACTGCTGAAGAAGTACGGTAAAGGCTACGGCTGTGAAGTATGTAAACCGACGGTCGGATCGCTTCTGGCCTCGTGCTGGAATGACTATATTCTGCAACCGGAGCATACCTCTTTGCAGGATACGAACGACAACTTCCTCGCCAACATCCAGAAAGACGGCACTTATTCGGTGATCCCACGCTCCGCCGGCGGCGAAATTACCCCGGAAGGCCTGATGGAAGTGGGGCGGATCGCGCGCGAATATAACCTGTATACCAAAATTACCGGTTCACAGCGTATTGGCCTGTTCGGCGCGCAGAAAGACGATCTGCCGGAAATCTGGCGTCAGCTAATCGAGGCGGGCTTTGAAACGGGTCATGCATACGCGAAAGCGCTGCGCATGGCTAAAACCTGCGTCGGCAGCACCTGGTGCCGTTACGGCGTTGGCGACAGCGTGGGTTTCGGCGTTGAGCTGGAAAATCGTTATAAAGGTATTCGCACCCCGCACAAAATGAAATTTGGCGTTTCCGGCTGTACCCGCGAATGCGCAGAAGCGCAGGGTAAAGACGTAGGCATTATCGCTACTGAAAAAGGCTGGAACCTGTATGTCTGCGGCAACGGCGGGATGAAACCACGTCATGCGGATCTGCTGGCGGCCGATCTTGATCGCGAAACGCTGCTGAACTATCTCGACCGTTTCATGATGTTCTACATCCGCACTGCCGATAAGCTGACCCGTACTGCCTCCTGGCTGGAAAGCCTTGAAGGTGGCATCGACTATTTACGCAGTGTGATTATTGACGACAAGCTCAACATTAATCAGCAGCTTGAGGCGGAAATGGCCCGCCTGCGTGAGGCGGTGATCTGCGAATGGACGCAGACGGTAAACACCCCGGCAGCGCAGGTTCGTTTTAAACACTTTATCAATAGCGACCAGCGCGACCCGAACGTCCAGGTGGTACCAGAACGCGAACAGCATCGCCCGGCCACCCCATATGAGCGTATTCCGGTAACCCTGGTGGAGGAGACCGCATGA
- the nirD gene encoding nitrite reductase small subunit NirD, with product MSQWHTICKLDDIIPATGVCALAGSEQVAIFRPRADDQVFAISNIDPFFNASVLSRGLIAEHQQDLWVASPLKKQRFRLRDGLCMEDESQSVKHYDTRVKEGEIQIRL from the coding sequence ATGAGCCAGTGGCATACAATCTGCAAACTTGATGACATCATTCCCGCAACCGGCGTCTGCGCACTAGCGGGATCGGAACAGGTTGCTATTTTCCGTCCACGCGCGGATGACCAGGTGTTTGCTATCAGCAATATTGACCCTTTTTTTAACGCCAGCGTACTGTCACGCGGCCTGATTGCGGAACATCAACAGGACTTGTGGGTGGCAAGCCCGCTGAAGAAACAACGCTTCCGTCTGCGTGACGGGCTGTGTATGGAAGATGAAAGCCAGTCGGTCAAACATTATGATACGCGCGTTAAAGAGGGCGAGATTCAAATCAGGCTGTAA
- the nirC gene encoding nitrite transporter NirC, whose product MFTDTISKCAANAARIARLNSHSPLGFWISSAMAGAYVGLGIILIFTLGNLLDPAVRPLVMGATFGIALTLVIIAGSELFTGHTMFLTLGVKAGTISQRQMWTILPQTWLGNLIGSVLVALFYHWGGGSLLPADTSLVHTVALAKTAAPASVLFFKGALCNWLVCLAIWMAIRTEGAAKFLAIWWCLLAFIASGYEHSVANMTLFALSWFGHHSEAYTLSGIGHNLLWVTLGNTFSGAVFMGLGYWYATPRAERPAPATAHSQVTVSQ is encoded by the coding sequence ATGTTTACCGACACCATTAGTAAGTGTGCGGCAAATGCTGCGCGCATCGCACGCCTGAACAGCCATAGTCCTTTAGGCTTCTGGATAAGCTCGGCCATGGCGGGTGCCTATGTGGGGCTGGGGATTATCCTCATATTTACCCTCGGTAATTTGCTGGATCCTGCCGTGCGCCCGCTGGTGATGGGGGCCACATTTGGCATCGCACTCACGCTGGTAATTATTGCTGGCTCTGAGCTCTTTACCGGCCATACGATGTTTTTGACGCTCGGCGTCAAAGCAGGCACCATCAGCCAGCGTCAGATGTGGACTATTCTGCCGCAAACCTGGCTTGGCAACTTAATCGGCTCTGTTTTAGTCGCGTTATTTTACCATTGGGGTGGCGGGAGCCTGCTGCCGGCCGATACCAGTCTGGTGCATACTGTTGCGCTGGCCAAAACCGCTGCCCCGGCATCGGTGCTATTTTTCAAAGGCGCATTGTGTAACTGGCTGGTATGCCTTGCTATCTGGATGGCAATCCGTACTGAAGGTGCAGCGAAATTTCTCGCTATCTGGTGGTGCCTGCTGGCATTTATCGCCTCCGGTTACGAACACTCGGTGGCTAATATGACCCTGTTTGCCCTCTCCTGGTTTGGTCATCATAGCGAGGCCTATACCCTCTCAGGTATCGGGCATAACCTGTTGTGGGTCACGCTCGGTAATACTTTCTCTGGCGCCGTATTTATGGGCCTGGGTTACTGGTATGCTACGCCGCGCGCTGAACGTCCCGCACCTGCCACAGCACACTCGCAAGTAACCGTCAGCCAGTAA
- the cysG gene encoding siroheme synthase CysG, with protein sequence MDHLPIFCQLRHRACLLVGGGDVAERKARLLLEAGAELTVNALNFVPQFIIWEKAGMLTLAEGEFTETLLDERWLVIAATDDADVNQRVSDAAESRRIFCNVVDAPKQASFIMPSIIDRSPLMVAVSSGGTSPVLARLLREKLESLLPQHLGQVAKYAGQLRSRVKKQFATMSERRRFWEKFFVNDRLAQSLANQDSQAINATTEQLLNEPLDHRGEVVLVGAGPGDPGLLTLKGLQQIQKADIVVYDRLVSDEIMNLVRRDADRVFVGKRAGYHCVPQEEINQILLREAQKGKRVVRLKGGDPFIFGRGGEELETLCQANIPFSVVPGITAASGCSAYAGIPLTHRDYAQSVRLVTGHLKTDSELDWQNLAAEKQTLVFYMGLSQAPHIQQNLLKFGMSAAMPVALVENGTALKQRVVSGVLSDLSELAGQVASPSLIIIGHVVALRDKLNWFSHH encoded by the coding sequence GTGGATCATTTGCCTATTTTCTGCCAATTACGCCATCGCGCCTGTCTGCTCGTCGGCGGTGGTGATGTCGCTGAACGCAAAGCCCGTCTGCTGCTGGAGGCAGGCGCAGAGCTTACCGTTAATGCACTCAACTTTGTGCCGCAATTTATCATCTGGGAAAAGGCGGGAATGTTGACGCTGGCGGAGGGTGAGTTTACTGAGACGCTGCTGGATGAACGCTGGCTGGTGATTGCCGCAACGGATGATGCTGACGTTAATCAGCGCGTCAGCGATGCCGCTGAATCACGACGCATTTTCTGTAACGTCGTTGATGCACCAAAACAGGCCAGCTTTATTATGCCATCGATTATTGATCGTTCACCGCTGATGGTGGCCGTTTCCTCCGGTGGCACATCTCCCGTCCTGGCGCGCCTGCTGCGTGAAAAACTGGAATCGCTGTTACCGCAGCATCTGGGACAAGTGGCGAAATATGCCGGTCAGCTACGCTCGCGAGTGAAAAAACAGTTCGCGACCATGAGTGAACGTCGTCGATTTTGGGAAAAATTCTTTGTAAACGACAGGCTGGCGCAATCGCTGGCAAACCAGGACAGTCAGGCAATAAATGCCACCACTGAACAGTTGCTGAATGAACCGCTGGATCATCGTGGCGAGGTGGTGCTGGTGGGTGCAGGCCCGGGCGATCCCGGTCTGCTGACGCTTAAGGGGTTACAACAGATCCAGAAGGCGGACATAGTGGTTTATGACCGCCTGGTTTCCGATGAGATTATGAATCTGGTACGTCGCGATGCAGATCGGGTCTTCGTGGGTAAACGTGCGGGCTACCATTGTGTACCGCAAGAAGAGATTAACCAGATCCTCCTGCGCGAGGCGCAAAAAGGCAAACGCGTGGTGCGTCTTAAGGGTGGCGATCCGTTCATCTTCGGGCGCGGCGGTGAGGAGCTGGAAACTTTGTGTCAGGCGAATATTCCCTTCTCAGTTGTGCCGGGAATAACCGCTGCCTCCGGTTGCTCTGCGTATGCCGGTATTCCTTTGACTCATCGCGATTATGCTCAAAGCGTACGGCTGGTCACCGGACACCTGAAAACAGACAGTGAACTGGACTGGCAAAATCTGGCCGCTGAAAAGCAAACGCTGGTATTTTACATGGGGCTGAGTCAGGCCCCGCATATTCAGCAAAACTTGCTTAAATTTGGTATGTCCGCCGCGATGCCGGTTGCGCTGGTCGAGAATGGGACCGCGCTAAAACAGCGCGTGGTTAGCGGTGTACTTTCCGATCTGAGCGAGCTGGCCGGGCAGGTTGCCAGCCCGTCGTTAATTATTATTGGCCATGTTGTTGCGCTGCGCGATAAGCTTAACTGGTTCTCACATCATTAA
- a CDS encoding YhfL family protein — translation MFKFAKIAIVAGILATLTACTGHIENKKNNCSYDYLLHPAISISKIIGGCGPAANQ, via the coding sequence ATGTTTAAGTTTGCAAAAATCGCCATTGTTGCAGGGATCCTGGCAACGCTGACCGCATGTACGGGTCACATCGAAAACAAAAAAAATAACTGTAGCTACGATTACCTGCTGCATCCGGCAATTTCTATCTCTAAAATTATTGGCGGCTGCGGCCCTGCGGCTAATCAGTAA
- the trpS gene encoding tryptophan--tRNA ligase: protein MTKPIVFSGAQPSGELTIGNYMGALRQWVNMQDDYHCIYCIVDLHAITARQDAEKLRKATLDTLALYLACGIDPEKSTIFVQSHVSEHAQLGWALNCYTYFGELSRMTQFKDKSARYAENINAGLFDYPVLMAADILLYQTNQVPVGEDQKQHLELSRDIASRFNALYGDVFKVPEPFIPKSGARVMSLLDPTKKMSKSDDNRNNVIGLLEDPKSVVKKIKRAVTDSEEPPVVRYDVQNKAGVSNLLDILAGVTGQSIAELEQHFEGKMYGHLKGEVAEAVSGMLIGLQERYYRFRNDETFLQKVMKEGAEKASARASETLKKVYEAIGFVARP from the coding sequence ATGACTAAGCCCATCGTCTTTAGTGGCGCACAGCCCTCAGGTGAATTGACTATTGGTAATTACATGGGTGCGCTGCGTCAATGGGTGAACATGCAGGATGACTATCACTGCATCTATTGCATCGTTGACCTCCATGCTATTACCGCACGACAGGATGCTGAAAAGCTGCGTAAAGCCACGCTGGATACGCTGGCGCTGTATCTGGCATGCGGTATCGATCCGGAAAAAAGCACTATTTTTGTTCAGTCTCATGTTTCTGAACACGCGCAACTTGGCTGGGCGCTGAACTGCTATACCTATTTTGGTGAGTTGAGCCGCATGACGCAGTTCAAAGACAAGTCTGCCCGCTATGCTGAAAACATTAATGCCGGCCTGTTTGATTATCCAGTGCTGATGGCGGCTGATATTTTACTTTATCAGACCAATCAGGTGCCGGTAGGTGAAGATCAGAAGCAGCATCTTGAGCTGAGTCGTGATATCGCCTCCCGTTTTAACGCGCTATATGGCGATGTCTTTAAAGTGCCGGAACCGTTTATTCCAAAATCAGGCGCACGCGTAATGTCGCTGCTCGATCCGACGAAGAAAATGTCCAAGTCGGACGATAACCGCAATAACGTTATCGGTCTGCTGGAAGATCCGAAATCCGTGGTGAAGAAAATCAAACGCGCGGTGACGGATTCCGAAGAGCCGCCGGTGGTACGCTATGACGTGCAGAATAAAGCGGGGGTATCAAACCTGCTGGATATTCTGGCTGGCGTGACGGGTCAGAGTATTGCTGAACTTGAGCAGCATTTTGAAGGCAAGATGTATGGCCATCTTAAGGGCGAAGTGGCCGAAGCCGTTTCAGGTATGCTGATCGGGTTGCAGGAGCGTTATTATCGTTTCCGCAATGACGAAACATTCCTGCAGAAAGTGATGAAAGAGGGTGCGGAGAAAGCCAGCGCACGCGCATCTGAGACGCTGAAAAAAGTGTATGAAGCTATCGGATTTGTTGCCAGACCGTGA
- the gph gene encoding phosphoglycolate phosphatase, with amino-acid sequence MDKLNAIQGVAFDLDGTLVDSAPGLTSAVDSALYALELPQAGEARVITWIGNGADKLMERALTWARQERAAQRAASGKPSVEDDDIPQEEQASVLRALFNRYYAQFAEEGSFLFPDVADTLNALHTNGLPLALVTNKPTPFVAPLLNALGIAHYFTVVIGGDDVQNKKPHPEPLLLVASRLGITPQSLLFVGDSRNDIQAAAAAGCPSVGLTYGYNYGEAIASSSPDVIFDRFNELLPALGLLHSENQELKTHD; translated from the coding sequence ATGGATAAGCTAAATGCGATTCAGGGCGTAGCATTCGATCTTGACGGCACGCTGGTAGACAGTGCACCAGGCCTGACGTCTGCTGTCGACAGCGCCCTGTACGCGCTCGAATTACCGCAGGCCGGTGAAGCGCGGGTTATTACGTGGATAGGTAATGGCGCCGACAAGCTGATGGAGCGTGCACTGACCTGGGCACGGCAGGAGCGCGCAGCGCAGCGTGCCGCCTCGGGCAAACCATCTGTTGAGGATGACGACATTCCTCAAGAGGAACAGGCCAGCGTTCTGCGCGCTTTGTTTAATCGTTACTATGCGCAATTTGCCGAAGAGGGCAGCTTTCTGTTCCCTGATGTTGCCGATACGTTAAATGCTCTGCATACCAACGGCCTGCCGCTGGCACTGGTGACTAATAAACCGACGCCGTTTGTTGCGCCGCTGCTGAACGCGCTGGGGATTGCCCACTATTTTACCGTCGTCATCGGCGGTGACGATGTACAGAATAAAAAGCCGCATCCGGAGCCGTTACTGCTGGTCGCCAGCCGACTGGGTATTACGCCACAGTCTCTGCTTTTTGTCGGGGATTCACGCAATGACATTCAGGCTGCCGCCGCGGCAGGTTGTCCCTCTGTCGGGCTGACCTACGGCTATAACTACGGCGAAGCGATTGCGTCGAGCTCACCAGACGTCATTTTTGATCGCTTCAATGAACTTCTGCCCGCTCTAGGGCTTTTGCACAGTGAAAACCAGGAATTAAAAACACATGACTAA
- the rpe gene encoding ribulose-phosphate 3-epimerase, with translation MSQYLIAPSILSADFARLGEDTEKALAAGADVVHFDVMDNHYVPNLTIGPMVLKSLRDYGISAPIDVHLMVKPVDRLIPDFAAAGASIITFHPEASEHVDRTLQLIKEHGCKAGLVFNPATSLNYLDYVMDKLDVILLMSVNPGFGGQSFIPQTLDKLREVRRRIDASGLDIRLEVDGGVKVDNIAEIAAAGADMFVAGSAIFNQPDYKQVIDEMRRELAQVKHG, from the coding sequence ATGAGCCAGTACTTAATTGCCCCTTCGATTTTGTCAGCAGATTTTGCTCGCCTGGGCGAAGATACCGAAAAAGCGCTGGCGGCAGGCGCAGACGTTGTTCATTTTGATGTTATGGACAACCACTATGTACCTAACCTGACTATCGGGCCAATGGTACTTAAATCCTTACGCGATTATGGCATTAGCGCCCCAATTGACGTTCACCTGATGGTAAAACCAGTCGATCGTCTGATACCGGATTTTGCGGCAGCAGGTGCCAGCATTATTACTTTCCATCCAGAAGCGTCTGAGCACGTTGACCGTACTCTGCAACTGATCAAAGAACATGGCTGTAAAGCAGGGCTGGTGTTTAATCCGGCGACGTCGCTCAACTACCTTGATTACGTGATGGACAAGCTGGACGTGATCCTGCTGATGTCAGTGAATCCCGGCTTTGGTGGTCAATCGTTTATTCCTCAGACGCTGGACAAATTGCGCGAAGTTCGTCGCCGTATCGATGCCTCAGGCCTGGATATCCGCCTTGAAGTGGATGGCGGCGTGAAGGTCGACAATATTGCAGAGATTGCGGCGGCAGGCGCAGACATGTTCGTTGCCGGCTCGGCGATTTTTAACCAGCCCGATTACAAACAGGTTATCGATGAGATGCGTCGCGAACTGGCGCAGGTGAAGCATGGATAA